Proteins from one Rhizobium bangladeshense genomic window:
- a CDS encoding GNAT family N-acetyltransferase, with product MDFDAAKQRRALQARSYVSLAPNLVHLKTAHGHHEAAFEVEAGIATITFYHGDPVQSAELLMAAAEAVTAENRLIKSVTFEGHQASLPRHISSAGKLDSAIMWQWPSLWLPQLTYPLPPVQQMTAGRYHPRRPAKPKGTVYQRFIPWLERDISFRVADPETDVAAFHRWMNDEQVNTIWEDAGSIDKHREILEERIADPHVLPLIGTFADIPFGYFEVYWAKENRLGPFYDADDYDRGWHVAIGEPDYRGKKWISAWLPSLMHFIFLDDPRTKRIVGEPRASHEQQIRNLDRSGFAKVKHFDFPHKRALLVMLTRERFFGDHLWVPAS from the coding sequence ATGGATTTCGACGCCGCCAAACAAAGGCGGGCTCTGCAGGCGCGCAGCTATGTCAGCCTCGCCCCCAATCTCGTCCACCTGAAGACCGCGCACGGGCACCATGAGGCCGCCTTCGAGGTCGAAGCCGGCATCGCAACGATCACTTTCTACCACGGTGATCCCGTACAATCGGCAGAGCTTCTGATGGCGGCCGCCGAAGCGGTGACCGCGGAAAATCGGTTGATCAAGTCGGTCACCTTCGAAGGGCATCAGGCAAGCCTTCCAAGACATATTTCGAGTGCAGGAAAGCTCGATTCCGCGATCATGTGGCAATGGCCGTCGCTGTGGCTGCCGCAGCTAACTTATCCGCTGCCGCCGGTGCAGCAGATGACCGCAGGCCGTTATCATCCGCGCCGGCCGGCAAAGCCCAAGGGCACGGTTTACCAGCGCTTCATCCCCTGGCTGGAGCGGGACATCAGCTTCAGGGTGGCCGATCCGGAGACCGATGTTGCGGCCTTCCACCGCTGGATGAACGACGAGCAGGTCAACACGATCTGGGAGGATGCCGGTTCGATCGACAAGCACCGGGAGATCCTGGAGGAGAGGATCGCCGATCCGCATGTCCTGCCGCTGATCGGCACTTTCGCCGATATTCCCTTTGGCTATTTCGAAGTCTACTGGGCGAAGGAGAACCGGCTCGGTCCCTTCTACGATGCCGACGACTACGATCGCGGATGGCATGTGGCGATCGGCGAGCCGGATTATCGCGGCAAAAAGTGGATCAGCGCGTGGCTTCCTTCGCTGATGCATTTCATCTTCCTCGACGATCCCCGCACCAAACGCATCGTCGGTGAACCGCGCGCCAGCCATGAGCAGCAGATCCGCAATCTCGACCGCTCGGGCTTTGCCAAGGTCAAGCATTTCGATTTTCCGCACAAGCGTGCGCTTCTGGTGATGCTGACCCGCGAGCGCTTCTTCGGCGATCATCTGTGGGTCCCCGCATCATGA
- a CDS encoding PLP-dependent transferase, with translation MNQSFSPRDLGAHAAADDLFTPIDPAAFNAVSPPIFQTSLFTYDSYEAMEDVFAGRARNFIYSRGDNPTVREFELLVARLEGAEDGRAFSSGTAAITSTILSLVEAGDRVVAVRHLYNDVYRLLVKLLGRLGVTVDFVDPSDHDEVRKALPGAKLLYLENPSSFVFELQDIVALSSMAKEAGVTTVIDNSWATPLFQKPIQHGVDIVIHAASKYLGGHSDTVAGVVVGTKEAIARINSTSYPYVGAKLSPFEAWLLLRGMRTLRVRLKEHERSGLLLADRLKQHSAIARVRHPAFQDHPGRATLSGYAGLFAFDLTPDIDVARFVNALREIRLGVSWGGPETLVVPAKVALQIPDRMTTFIRFGVSEQTIRFAVGLEEPELLWSDLQQALHAARR, from the coding sequence ATGAACCAGTCGTTCAGCCCACGCGACCTTGGCGCCCATGCCGCCGCCGACGATCTCTTCACGCCCATCGATCCGGCGGCATTCAATGCCGTCTCGCCGCCGATCTTTCAGACGTCGCTCTTCACCTACGACAGTTACGAGGCGATGGAGGATGTCTTCGCCGGCCGGGCGCGCAACTTCATCTATTCGCGCGGCGACAATCCGACCGTCCGCGAGTTCGAACTTCTGGTGGCGCGGCTCGAAGGCGCGGAGGATGGCCGCGCCTTCTCAAGCGGAACAGCCGCCATCACCTCGACGATTCTCAGCCTCGTCGAAGCAGGCGATCGGGTCGTTGCAGTCCGCCACCTCTATAACGACGTCTATCGCCTTCTGGTGAAGCTGCTCGGCAGGCTCGGTGTCACGGTGGATTTCGTCGATCCCTCCGACCATGACGAGGTGCGCAAGGCGCTGCCCGGCGCCAAGCTGCTCTATCTCGAAAACCCCTCCTCCTTCGTCTTCGAGCTTCAGGACATCGTGGCGCTGTCGTCCATGGCGAAGGAGGCCGGTGTGACGACCGTCATCGACAATTCCTGGGCGACGCCGCTCTTTCAGAAGCCGATCCAGCACGGCGTCGATATCGTCATTCATGCCGCCTCGAAATATCTCGGCGGCCATAGCGATACCGTCGCCGGCGTCGTCGTCGGCACGAAGGAGGCGATCGCCAGGATCAACTCGACCTCCTATCCCTATGTCGGCGCCAAACTCTCGCCCTTCGAAGCCTGGCTCCTGCTGCGGGGCATGCGCACGCTTCGGGTCCGGCTGAAGGAACATGAGCGCAGCGGGCTTCTGCTCGCCGACCGACTGAAACAGCATTCCGCCATCGCCCGCGTTCGCCACCCGGCCTTTCAGGATCATCCCGGCCGGGCAACGCTGTCGGGTTATGCCGGGCTTTTCGCCTTCGACCTCACGCCTGACATCGATGTCGCGCGTTTCGTCAACGCGCTTCGCGAGATTCGCCTCGGCGTCAGCTGGGGAGGGCCGGAAACGCTTGTGGTCCCCGCCAAGGTCGCGCTGCAGATCCCCGACCGGATGACCACCTTCATCCGGTTCGGCGTGAGCGAGCAGACGATACGTTTCGCTGTTGGGCTGGAAGAACCGGAACTGCTTTGGAGCGACCTGCAGCAGGCGCTGCACGCCGCGAGGCGGTAA
- a CDS encoding sigma-70 family RNA polymerase sigma factor encodes MRASHRDVNGNAVVNAMIENKEKLLKTIESVVKSRSYSEDIFQDGVIKAYGVNVEGIRCPIGYAFRMVYNLALDESRRRRQQMNNYRSIDQVQEITAPIPTVLDQLVAAETLRDVLASLEALPKRTNDAFIRHRLNGVPQKDIAAELGVSRTLVNFMIKAAEQHCHSAITEPAHPDQEHRQDLTASRRAAPAAGRSKAVPVLPAQQRNVSSARSRRTG; translated from the coding sequence ATGCGAGCATCGCATCGTGATGTGAACGGAAATGCGGTTGTCAACGCGATGATCGAAAATAAGGAAAAGCTCCTTAAGACGATTGAAAGCGTTGTTAAATCAAGGTCATATTCTGAGGATATATTTCAGGACGGAGTGATCAAAGCTTACGGAGTGAACGTCGAAGGCATTCGTTGCCCGATTGGTTACGCATTCAGGATGGTCTACAACCTCGCACTGGACGAGAGCCGCCGCCGGCGTCAGCAAATGAACAACTATAGGTCGATAGATCAGGTGCAGGAGATTACGGCGCCGATCCCGACGGTGCTCGATCAGCTGGTCGCAGCCGAGACCCTGCGCGATGTGCTTGCCTCGCTCGAGGCGCTGCCGAAGCGAACCAACGACGCCTTCATCCGCCACCGGCTGAACGGCGTGCCGCAGAAGGATATCGCGGCCGAACTCGGCGTATCGCGGACGCTTGTCAATTTCATGATCAAGGCGGCGGAACAGCATTGCCACTCGGCGATCACGGAACCCGCCCACCCCGATCAAGAGCATCGGCAGGATCTTACCGCCTCGCGGCGTGCAGCGCCTGCTGCAGGTCGCTCCAAAGCAGTTCCGGTTCTTCCAGCCCAACAGCGAAACGTATCGTCTGCTCGCTCACGCCGAACCGGATGA
- a CDS encoding MATE family efflux transporter: MNDMSEMSGRLRKWRLAPEDLASPQLFRLLLRLGLPAMFGLSINAAHHTINMVFVGMIGEDQIAAIMIVLPILMLVAAFGEGIGVGVATEVGRALGAGNRSRASTLASVSLAAGIAFGAASAVAIIAFPSFLLFGATAAIEPLAQHYLLIIAVSIPLTMAQIILDFLAIAEGNARFSMWTLVACFALNIILDPIMIFGFGLGLQGVAIATILSQLVALSIYGAYHARRLGTIRLTLGWRFGDVRHLRPVLAVGAPTTLTSLATAGAIAAILSVAGTYHGEDGIAGVGIALRLLAVGALPVIGISLGAQSILSFAWGRGDIDRVLLAARLLCAVTSAVGGVYGLTAILFSEHLASFFTDDASVVSIAGQAIFATHFPFLLFGIRQTVLILFQAQGRPKAAIAVGLAQNGYLLFPLLALLPPFFGFSGLLGAMFLASALTGLLSCFCLARSLGALRQSSADRLTSIRPHPSFCP; this comes from the coding sequence ATGAACGACATGAGCGAAATGAGCGGCAGGCTGCGGAAATGGCGGCTTGCCCCCGAAGACCTTGCCAGCCCGCAACTTTTCCGGTTGCTGCTGCGGCTCGGCCTGCCCGCCATGTTCGGCCTGTCGATCAATGCCGCGCACCATACGATCAACATGGTGTTCGTCGGCATGATCGGCGAAGATCAGATCGCCGCGATCATGATCGTGCTGCCGATCCTCATGCTCGTCGCCGCTTTCGGCGAAGGCATCGGTGTCGGTGTGGCGACCGAGGTCGGACGGGCGCTTGGAGCCGGCAACCGATCGAGAGCGAGCACCCTTGCCTCGGTCAGCCTTGCCGCCGGCATCGCCTTCGGAGCGGCAAGCGCCGTCGCAATCATTGCGTTCCCATCTTTCCTGCTGTTCGGCGCCACGGCCGCGATCGAGCCACTTGCGCAGCATTATCTCCTCATCATCGCGGTCTCGATCCCGCTGACGATGGCGCAGATCATTCTCGATTTTCTGGCGATCGCCGAGGGCAATGCCCGCTTCAGCATGTGGACGCTGGTCGCCTGTTTCGCGCTGAACATCATCCTGGACCCGATCATGATCTTCGGCTTCGGCCTCGGCCTTCAGGGGGTTGCGATCGCGACGATCCTGTCGCAGTTGGTGGCGCTCTCAATCTATGGCGCCTATCATGCGAGGCGGCTCGGGACGATCCGGCTGACGCTCGGCTGGCGGTTCGGCGATGTCAGGCATCTCCGGCCGGTCCTTGCCGTTGGCGCGCCGACGACGCTGACGAGCCTCGCAACGGCCGGCGCAATCGCCGCGATCCTGTCGGTCGCCGGCACCTATCACGGTGAAGACGGCATTGCCGGGGTCGGAATTGCCTTACGGTTGCTTGCGGTCGGCGCATTGCCTGTCATAGGCATTTCGCTCGGGGCACAGTCCATCTTGAGTTTCGCCTGGGGCCGCGGCGACATCGACCGGGTGCTGTTGGCAGCCCGCCTGCTCTGCGCAGTCACAAGCGCGGTCGGCGGCGTCTATGGACTGACGGCAATCCTCTTCTCCGAACACCTTGCCTCATTCTTCACCGACGATGCATCCGTCGTTTCGATCGCGGGGCAGGCGATCTTCGCAACTCATTTTCCCTTCCTGCTGTTCGGCATCAGGCAAACCGTGCTGATCCTCTTCCAGGCGCAGGGCAGGCCGAAAGCTGCCATCGCGGTCGGCTTGGCGCAGAACGGATATCTTCTCTTTCCGCTGCTTGCGCTCCTGCCGCCCTTCTTCGGTTTTTCGGGCTTGCTCGGAGCCATGTTCCTGGCCTCGGCGCTCACCGGCCTGCTGTCATGCTTCTGCCTGGCGCGGTCGCTCGGCGCGCTCCGGCAGAGCTCAGCCGACCGGCTGACCTCCATCCGTCCCCATCCCAGCTTTTGTCCATGA
- a CDS encoding iron-siderophore ABC transporter substrate-binding protein: MTGAPTITRAGDSGVVSLDYGLASTMLALGSVPRAIASLRNWSEWVVEPTMPQGVVDIGTTSEINLEVLTSLRPSLILSTPFLAALDEKLFRIAPVETFTVYAENGEALGRAYAETLRLGAMIGRRQEAEAFLASADVTFGRLRERVESLSAPPVAVINFIDQRHARIYGGPGLYGGAMRRIGLENAWKGEASYWGFQTIGLEQLAELDEEAHLVVVSPLLPPDVLTRLSESPLWTSLPFVRRQRISVVPGVLMFGMVQEALRFSTIMVDVLETAAR; encoded by the coding sequence ATAACGGGCGCACCCACTATCACGCGCGCAGGCGATAGTGGCGTCGTGTCGCTCGATTACGGGTTGGCATCGACGATGCTGGCGCTCGGCAGCGTGCCGCGTGCCATCGCCTCGCTGCGGAACTGGTCGGAATGGGTCGTCGAGCCGACCATGCCGCAAGGCGTCGTCGACATCGGCACCACGTCGGAGATCAATCTCGAAGTCCTCACCAGCCTCCGGCCATCGCTCATCCTCAGCACGCCCTTCCTTGCGGCGCTCGATGAAAAGCTGTTTCGCATCGCGCCCGTGGAGACTTTCACGGTCTATGCCGAAAACGGCGAGGCGCTCGGCCGCGCCTACGCCGAGACGCTGCGTCTCGGCGCCATGATCGGGCGGAGGCAGGAAGCGGAGGCATTTCTCGCCAGCGCCGACGTTACGTTCGGCCGGCTGCGCGAGCGGGTGGAGAGCCTGTCCGCGCCTCCTGTCGCCGTTATCAACTTCATCGACCAGAGGCATGCGCGCATCTATGGCGGCCCCGGCCTTTACGGCGGCGCCATGAGACGCATCGGCCTCGAGAATGCCTGGAAAGGGGAGGCCAGCTATTGGGGATTTCAAACAATCGGCCTGGAACAGCTCGCCGAACTCGATGAGGAGGCCCATCTCGTCGTCGTGTCGCCGCTGCTGCCGCCCGATGTCCTGACCCGCCTTTCAGAAAGCCCGCTCTGGACCAGCCTTCCCTTCGTCCGGCGGCAGCGGATCTCGGTCGTGCCAGGCGTCCTGATGTTTGGGATGGTCCAGGAGGCTCTGCGCTTTTCGACCATAATGGTCGATGTTCTGGAGACTGCCGCCCGATGA
- a CDS encoding GNAT family N-acetyltransferase — MGRTVEILSGKAELCRSIMKALPDWFSDTEVIEASAEAVEDLPVFGYIEADVVTAMIALKPHLPGAVEIALIATRPEYHGRGAGRHLVDAAERFAHESGARLLTVKTLAPRGRDEPQFEATRRFYDRNGFVRAEVFPRLWHEDHPCLFMVKPLAGAQPSETAL, encoded by the coding sequence ATGGGACGAACAGTTGAGATCCTGAGTGGCAAGGCCGAGCTCTGCCGATCGATCATGAAGGCCCTGCCCGACTGGTTTTCGGACACAGAGGTCATCGAAGCGAGCGCTGAGGCGGTCGAAGATCTGCCGGTGTTCGGCTATATCGAGGCGGATGTCGTTACTGCCATGATCGCTCTGAAACCGCATTTGCCCGGCGCGGTCGAGATCGCGCTGATCGCGACAAGGCCCGAATATCACGGCCGTGGCGCCGGGCGGCATCTCGTCGATGCGGCCGAACGCTTCGCCCATGAATCAGGCGCCCGGCTGCTGACAGTCAAGACGCTCGCGCCACGCGGCCGCGACGAACCGCAATTCGAGGCGACGCGGCGCTTCTATGACCGGAACGGCTTCGTCAGGGCCGAAGTTTTTCCCAGGCTCTGGCACGAGGACCATCCATGCCTGTTCATGGTCAAGCCGCTCGCTGGGGCGCAGCCGAGCGAGACCGCGCTTTGA
- the fhuB gene encoding Fe(3+)-hydroxamate ABC transporter permease FhuB has product MKAQSSRFGAPALAVLLLFSGLSLAALDLRPALPHLEARGSYDAQHLLLLYSTLPRMATALIAGAALALSGTILQQVLRNPLASPTTLGVSAGANLALVSVMLAFPSLTGWGRDAVALGGSAAAALAIFSISARHGFSPFSLILSGMIIGLWCGAAAAILILMNDQYLSGIFIWGAGSLSQQSWSIPTSLLPKVALLAALALIATRPLALSQLGDAGATSLGLPIKWARGLIMAIAIALSALVTSAVGVIGFIGLVAPQIVRLAGATRALSQLIWSPIAGAGLLLLTDEAIKLLAPGDFVPTGAVTALLGGPILIALLPRLATASRALPGMASPRLVFGNRAAASLALLLLSVVALAIAAIFFGRATDGAWAWLPATSWEEILPLRLPRVAAAFGAGTVLGVTGLILQRLTGNEMASPEVLGVSAGATLGVAAAMFAFAAPGLTVQLAFAGGGALGVLLLIFLLSAHSGFGPNRVLLAGIAFGAILDAGIGVLAAGGDPRGLALIRWMAGSTYFVDNTVAVSALSIALACLVAAFLASRWLALLQLGPETASELGLRIAPARAVLFGLSAIMTAAATLVVGPLSFIGLMAPHLAHGLGLRRPSIQLLAAALIGAILLVIADWAGRMIAFPYQVPAGLISALVGAPMLLIVLRRRP; this is encoded by the coding sequence ATGAAAGCGCAATCTTCCCGCTTTGGCGCGCCCGCACTTGCGGTGCTGCTGCTGTTTTCTGGCCTCAGCCTGGCCGCCCTTGATCTCCGACCGGCGCTGCCGCATCTGGAGGCGAGAGGCAGTTACGACGCGCAGCACCTTCTCCTTCTCTATTCGACGCTTCCGCGCATGGCCACGGCCCTGATCGCGGGAGCCGCCCTCGCACTTTCGGGAACGATCCTGCAGCAGGTGCTGCGCAATCCGCTGGCCTCGCCGACGACGCTCGGCGTTTCGGCCGGCGCCAATCTGGCGCTGGTATCCGTCATGCTCGCCTTTCCCTCCCTCACGGGATGGGGCCGCGACGCGGTCGCGCTCGGCGGAAGTGCGGCTGCCGCCTTGGCGATTTTTTCGATCAGCGCCCGGCACGGCTTCTCGCCCTTTTCCCTCATCCTGTCGGGCATGATCATCGGCCTCTGGTGCGGGGCGGCGGCGGCCATCCTCATTCTCATGAACGATCAATATCTCTCGGGGATTTTCATCTGGGGAGCAGGATCGCTGTCGCAGCAAAGCTGGTCGATCCCGACCTCGCTGCTGCCTAAGGTGGCGCTGCTCGCCGCTCTTGCCCTTATCGCCACCAGACCGCTGGCGCTCAGCCAGCTCGGCGATGCCGGAGCGACGAGCCTCGGCCTGCCGATCAAATGGGCGCGCGGCTTGATCATGGCGATCGCGATTGCGCTGAGCGCTCTCGTCACCAGCGCCGTCGGCGTCATCGGTTTCATCGGGCTGGTCGCCCCGCAGATCGTTCGGCTGGCCGGCGCAACACGCGCCCTCAGCCAGTTGATCTGGTCGCCCATCGCAGGTGCCGGCCTTCTCCTCCTGACCGACGAGGCGATCAAGCTTCTTGCTCCCGGCGATTTCGTCCCAACGGGAGCGGTGACCGCACTGCTCGGCGGGCCGATCCTCATCGCGCTCCTGCCGCGGCTTGCGACGGCCTCGCGGGCGCTGCCCGGCATGGCCTCGCCGCGGCTCGTGTTCGGCAACAGGGCGGCGGCATCGCTTGCCCTGCTTCTTCTCTCCGTCGTCGCATTAGCGATTGCGGCGATCTTTTTCGGGCGCGCCACCGACGGTGCCTGGGCTTGGCTTCCGGCCACCTCGTGGGAGGAAATCCTTCCCCTTCGCCTGCCGCGCGTCGCCGCGGCTTTCGGCGCCGGAACCGTGCTCGGCGTGACAGGCCTCATTCTGCAGCGGCTGACCGGAAACGAAATGGCGAGCCCCGAGGTTCTCGGCGTGTCGGCTGGGGCGACGCTCGGCGTCGCCGCCGCCATGTTCGCCTTCGCCGCGCCGGGGCTGACGGTTCAGCTTGCCTTTGCCGGCGGCGGCGCGCTTGGCGTGCTGCTGCTGATCTTCCTCTTGAGCGCCCATTCCGGCTTTGGCCCGAACCGCGTGCTGCTCGCCGGCATTGCCTTCGGCGCGATCCTTGACGCGGGCATCGGCGTCCTTGCCGCAGGCGGCGACCCCCGCGGCCTGGCGCTTATCCGCTGGATGGCGGGCTCGACCTATTTTGTCGACAACACGGTTGCCGTGAGCGCCCTCTCGATCGCCCTTGCCTGCCTCGTGGCGGCCTTTCTCGCCAGCCGATGGCTCGCCCTCCTACAACTCGGACCGGAGACGGCGAGCGAACTCGGCCTCAGGATCGCCCCCGCCCGAGCGGTACTGTTCGGGCTCTCGGCGATCATGACGGCAGCGGCCACACTTGTGGTCGGCCCCTTGAGCTTCATCGGGTTGATGGCGCCGCACCTCGCCCATGGGCTCGGCCTCCGCCGGCCCTCCATCCAACTCCTCGCCGCCGCCCTCATCGGAGCGATCCTGCTCGTCATCGCCGATTGGGCCGGCCGCATGATCGCCTTCCCCTATCAGGTCCCCGCCGGTTTGATTTCGGCTCTTGTGGGAGCCCCGATGCTGTTGATTGTTCTGCGCCGGCGACCGTGA
- a CDS encoding MbtH family protein, protein MDNLEPRDDLWIVVIDAERHYSVWPQDKQIPVSWEAAGFSGSRQECLAHIRDVWTDPRPLSLRSAMSADARL, encoded by the coding sequence ATGGACAATCTTGAGCCCCGCGACGATCTCTGGATCGTCGTTATCGACGCCGAGCGCCACTACTCGGTCTGGCCGCAGGACAAGCAAATTCCGGTGAGTTGGGAGGCCGCGGGTTTTTCCGGTTCGCGCCAGGAATGCCTCGCCCATATCCGCGACGTCTGGACCGATCCCCGCCCGCTCTCCCTGCGCTCGGCCATGTCAGCCGATGCGCGTCTCTGA